The following are from one region of the Candidatus Limnocylindrales bacterium genome:
- a CDS encoding aldo/keto reductase, translating to MIERIPFGSTGHRSSRVLFGAAALWGMKQDKADRILELLLAHGVNHIDTAASYGDSELRVGSWMLQHRQAFFLATKTGERTYEGAWASLRRSLARLQIGSIDLIQLHNLVDQTEWDVAMGPGGALEALVEARDQGLVRFIGVTGHGASVARQHRRSIERFAFDSVLLPYNYTMMKVPGYAADFEALVSECHQRGIAVQTIKSVARRRWQDQASPHFSWYEPLRDEGAVGRGVAYVLSRPGLFLNSSSDATLLPLILQAAERVQVLPSDQELAADVARFQMQPLFFAGQDAI from the coding sequence ATGATCGAGCGCATCCCCTTCGGCAGCACCGGACACCGCTCCAGCCGCGTTCTCTTCGGCGCGGCCGCGCTCTGGGGCATGAAGCAGGACAAGGCAGATCGGATCCTGGAGCTGCTTCTCGCCCATGGCGTCAATCACATCGACACCGCTGCTTCCTACGGCGACTCCGAGCTTCGGGTAGGCTCGTGGATGCTTCAGCACCGACAGGCGTTCTTTCTGGCCACCAAAACGGGCGAGCGTACGTACGAAGGCGCGTGGGCGAGCCTGCGGCGCTCGCTTGCGCGCCTGCAGATCGGCAGCATCGATCTCATCCAGCTCCACAACCTGGTCGACCAGACCGAATGGGACGTGGCGATGGGGCCCGGCGGTGCGCTCGAAGCGCTGGTGGAGGCGCGTGATCAGGGACTGGTGCGCTTCATCGGCGTAACCGGTCACGGAGCGAGCGTAGCGCGCCAGCACCGGCGCAGCATCGAGCGCTTCGCCTTCGACAGCGTGCTGCTGCCATATAATTACACGATGATGAAGGTTCCCGGGTACGCCGCTGACTTCGAGGCGCTCGTGTCCGAGTGCCATCAACGCGGTATCGCCGTGCAGACCATCAAATCGGTAGCGCGCCGGCGCTGGCAGGACCAGGCTTCCCCACACTTCAGCTGGTACGAGCCGCTGCGCGACGAAGGTGCCGTGGGCCGCGGGGTAGCCTACGTTCTTTCACGCCCTGGCCTGTTCCTGAATTCCTCGAGCGACGCGACGCTGCTGCCGCTGATCCTGCAGGCCGCGGAGCGGGTGCAGGTCCTTCCCAGCGACCAGGAATTGGCCGCCGATGTTGCTCGCTTCCAGATGCAGCCGCTGTTCTTCGCCGGACAGGACGCCATTTGA
- a CDS encoding acyl-CoA dehydrogenase family protein, which produces MIQWNEQHEMMRDAVRRFIEAEIVPNIAEFEHGDTPPYDVLRKMMRTFGIDHVARERFDKQIRREKRVAAGEVPAEAAEPRKAATGPEAADAVAMQIIPIIELCRYCPGMVTAMGVSVGLTAAAIMSKGTTAQKERWALDLLTMDKIGSWAITEPGSGSDAFGGMKATARRDGDGYILNGSKTFITNGPYADTIVFICRLDEGNPPAERKVLTFVLERGTPGLEQTRPVRKMGMHSSPTGDLFLSDVRVGRDQLLGETETLASRSGAKDTFSTERTGVAAMALGIVEECLKLSVEYARTRVAFGRPIGEFQLIQLKLAKMEVARMNIQNMVFRQIEMAAAGIRPTFAEASAMKLYSAQAAMEVCLEAVQLHGGNGYMAEFRVEQLCRDAKVLQIYAGTDEIQISQIARSLLAT; this is translated from the coding sequence ATGATCCAGTGGAACGAGCAGCACGAGATGATGCGCGACGCGGTGCGCCGCTTCATCGAGGCCGAAATCGTGCCGAACATCGCCGAGTTCGAGCACGGAGACACCCCGCCTTACGACGTGCTACGCAAGATGATGCGGACCTTCGGCATCGACCATGTCGCGCGCGAACGCTTCGACAAGCAGATCCGGCGCGAAAAACGCGTCGCTGCCGGCGAGGTTCCTGCCGAGGCCGCCGAGCCGCGCAAAGCCGCCACGGGCCCCGAGGCGGCCGACGCGGTGGCGATGCAGATCATCCCGATCATCGAACTGTGCCGCTACTGCCCGGGAATGGTCACCGCCATGGGCGTCAGCGTAGGGCTGACGGCCGCAGCCATCATGTCGAAGGGAACCACCGCGCAAAAGGAGCGCTGGGCGCTGGATCTGCTGACCATGGACAAGATCGGGTCGTGGGCCATCACCGAGCCCGGCTCGGGCTCGGACGCCTTTGGCGGCATGAAGGCCACCGCACGCCGCGACGGGGACGGCTACATCCTCAACGGCAGCAAGACGTTCATCACCAACGGCCCCTACGCCGACACCATCGTTTTCATCTGCCGTCTCGATGAGGGCAATCCGCCGGCAGAGCGCAAAGTGCTGACGTTCGTCTTGGAGCGCGGCACTCCAGGCCTCGAGCAAACCCGTCCGGTGCGAAAGATGGGAATGCATTCCTCGCCCACCGGCGACCTGTTCCTGTCGGACGTACGCGTGGGCCGCGACCAGCTTCTAGGCGAGACCGAAACCCTCGCCTCCCGCTCCGGGGCCAAGGACACGTTCTCCACGGAACGGACCGGCGTGGCCGCGATGGCGCTTGGAATCGTCGAGGAATGTCTGAAGCTATCGGTCGAGTACGCACGCACGCGCGTGGCGTTCGGGCGTCCCATCGGCGAATTCCAACTCATCCAGCTCAAGCTGGCCAAGATGGAAGTGGCGCGCATGAACATCCAGAACATGGTGTTCCGCCAAATCGAGATGGCTGCGGCGGGAATCCGGCCTACGTTCGCGGAAGCCTCGGCGATGAAGCTGTATTCGGCACAGGCTGCGATGGAGGTCTGCCTAGAGGCGGTGCAACTCCATGGCGGCAACGGCTACATGGCCGAGTTCCGCGTCGAGCAGCTGTGCCGCGACGCCAAGGTGCTGCAGATCTACGCCGGCACCGACGAGATTCAGATCTCGCAGATTGCCCGCAGCCTGCTGGCGACCTGA
- a CDS encoding DUF1566 domain-containing protein, producing MPVPRAAALGAGIVTIVLSYGHPGHAGKTPEQICQAAKTDAAGRYSACLAKAEKAFALTADTVKYAEAVAKCDLSINESFEKAEVKAEGQGTSCLSTGDVSAIKDLLEGCGAGVVSGVSGGSLPPNPLQCAEDLAQCQTQPAAQPLTSGQTLCWNSSGVLIDCAGTGHDGDHQNGFARNFVDNGDGTISDLATGLMWEKLSDDGGIHDKDTSYTWNDAFAVKVATLNSMSFAGYSDWRVPNVRELHSIVNFGAVYPAAYAEFNTNCTPGCTIDTCSCTRSDNYWTSTTYVSIPSGANVVVFDDGEIYTPLKMYGNPVRAVRTIP from the coding sequence ATGCCCGTGCCGCGCGCTGCTGCGCTGGGCGCTGGCATCGTGACGATCGTACTGTCGTACGGGCACCCGGGACATGCGGGGAAAACACCGGAGCAGATCTGTCAGGCGGCCAAAACCGACGCCGCCGGCCGCTACTCTGCCTGCCTCGCCAAGGCCGAAAAGGCGTTCGCGCTCACTGCGGACACCGTCAAGTACGCGGAAGCGGTGGCCAAGTGCGACCTCAGTATCAACGAGTCGTTCGAGAAAGCGGAAGTGAAGGCGGAGGGCCAAGGCACATCATGCCTTTCCACGGGTGACGTGTCTGCCATCAAGGACCTTTTGGAAGGCTGCGGTGCTGGCGTCGTCAGTGGCGTTTCGGGCGGTTCGCTGCCCCCAAACCCTCTGCAGTGCGCCGAGGATCTGGCGCAGTGCCAGACCCAGCCGGCCGCTCAACCGTTGACGTCGGGCCAGACCCTCTGCTGGAACTCCTCCGGCGTCCTCATCGACTGCGCAGGCACTGGCCACGACGGCGATCACCAGAACGGCTTCGCGAGAAACTTCGTCGACAACGGGGACGGGACCATCAGCGACCTCGCCACCGGTCTGATGTGGGAGAAGCTCTCGGACGACGGCGGCATCCATGACAAGGACACGTCCTACACCTGGAACGATGCCTTTGCCGTCAAGGTCGCCACGCTGAACTCGATGAGCTTCGCCGGCTATAGCGACTGGCGCGTGCCGAACGTCCGCGAGCTGCACTCGATCGTGAACTTCGGTGCGGTCTATCCGGCGGCCTATGCCGAGTTCAACACCAATTGCACGCCGGGCTGCACGATCGACACCTGCAGCTGCACGCGTTCGGACAACTACTGGACCTCCACCACCTACGTTTCGATCCCCTCTGGCGCCAATGTGGTAGTGTTCGACGATGGTGAGATCTACACGCCCCTGAAGATGTACGGCAATCCGGTACGCGCCGTGCGCACCATACCCTGA
- a CDS encoding YciI family protein — translation MRYLLLAYGDEKKCKALTDEQMQALGRKCADLDERLKQTGRLVSSGSLSWDATTIRPKNGESVITDGPFIESHEIVGGFVIIEAHDMNEALQIAKLHPAATLGEHLGWAVEVRPMEACELLR, via the coding sequence ATGCGGTACCTGCTTTTGGCCTACGGCGACGAGAAGAAGTGCAAAGCGCTCACCGACGAGCAGATGCAGGCGCTCGGCAGGAAATGTGCCGATCTCGACGAGCGCCTCAAGCAGACCGGAAGGCTCGTCAGCTCAGGCAGCCTGAGCTGGGACGCAACGACGATCAGGCCGAAGAACGGCGAATCGGTCATCACCGACGGCCCGTTCATCGAGAGTCACGAGATCGTCGGAGGATTCGTGATCATCGAAGCGCACGACATGAACGAAGCGTTGCAGATCGCAAAACTGCATCCGGCGGCGACCCTCGGCGAGCATCTCGGCTGGGCCGTGGAGGTTCGTCCCATGGAGGCGTGCGAGCTTCTGCGATGA